A genomic window from Streptomyces sp. NBC_00234 includes:
- a CDS encoding VOC family protein, with protein MAIQRMDNVGIVVEDLDAAIAFFVELGMELEGRAEIEGLFADQCTGLDGVRCDIAMVRTPDGHSRLELAKYRSPAVISAGPRNRPHNTLGTHRVMFAVDDIEDTVARLRPHGAELVGEIARFEDSYLLCYLRGPEGIIVGLAEQLS; from the coding sequence ATGGCGATTCAGCGGATGGACAACGTCGGCATCGTCGTCGAGGACTTGGATGCCGCCATCGCGTTCTTCGTGGAACTCGGTATGGAGCTGGAGGGCAGGGCGGAGATCGAGGGCCTCTTCGCCGACCAGTGCACCGGACTCGACGGCGTCCGCTGTGACATCGCGATGGTCCGGACCCCGGACGGTCACAGCCGGCTCGAGCTGGCGAAGTACCGCAGCCCCGCGGTGATCAGTGCCGGGCCGCGCAACCGGCCGCACAACACTCTTGGCACGCACCGCGTCATGTTCGCCGTCGACGACATCGAGGACACTGTTGCCCGCCTGCGCCCTCACGGCGCCGAACTCGTGGGCGAGATCGCCCGGTTCGAGGACAGTTATCTGCTCTGCTACCTCCGCGGCCCGGAGGGCATCATCGTCGGACTGGCCGAGCAGCTGAGCTGA
- a CDS encoding transposase produces MLTERQGERLPQWLQAVRQDDLPSLHSLAAGIDRDRDAVIAGLTLPWSSGVVEGHVNRIKMLKRQMFGRAGFSLLRKRVLLA; encoded by the coding sequence ATGCTCACCGAGCGCCAGGGCGAACGGCTCCCGCAGTGGCTCCAAGCCGTCCGCCAAGACGACTTGCCCAGCCTGCACTCCCTGGCCGCAGGCATCGACCGCGACCGCGACGCCGTCATCGCCGGCCTCACACTGCCGTGGAGCTCCGGCGTCGTCGAAGGACACGTCAACCGCATCAAGATGCTCAAGCGCCAGATGTTCGGCCGAGCGGGTTTCTCTCTCCTTCGGAAACGAGTCCTCCTCGCCTGA
- a CDS encoding LysR substrate-binding domain-containing protein: MQFGYRCSVELRTLRYFVAVAEELHFGRAATRLHMSQPPLSRAIKQLETEVGALLFVRSPVGLTLTGVGAVLLDEARALLDHADRVRVRVTAAAGVATITVGILGDSTDPGATRLAAAYRRNHPGVEIRIRDTDLTDPTCGLRAGLVDVALTRAPFDETALTVRELRADPVGVVLRADDPLARRGRLHLADLGGRRWFQFPQGTDPVWQSYWNGGEPREGPVVRVVQECLQAVLWNGTVGMAPLGHDLPAELAVVPLIDMAPSRVVAAWNEGDTNPLIRSFIEIATAAYRL; this comes from the coding sequence ATGCAGTTTGGGTATCGTTGCAGCGTGGAGCTACGTACCCTGCGCTACTTCGTGGCGGTCGCTGAGGAACTCCACTTCGGCCGGGCCGCCACTCGACTGCACATGAGTCAGCCGCCGCTCAGCCGGGCGATCAAGCAGCTGGAGACCGAGGTCGGCGCCCTGCTGTTCGTCCGCTCGCCTGTGGGCCTCACGCTCACCGGTGTGGGCGCAGTGCTGCTCGACGAGGCGCGGGCCCTGCTTGACCATGCCGACCGCGTCCGCGTACGCGTGACCGCGGCAGCCGGCGTCGCGACCATCACCGTCGGCATCCTGGGCGACAGCACTGACCCGGGAGCGACCAGGCTGGCCGCCGCTTACCGTCGAAACCACCCCGGCGTCGAGATCCGCATCCGCGACACCGATCTGACCGACCCGACCTGTGGGCTGCGTGCCGGACTGGTCGACGTCGCCCTGACCCGGGCGCCGTTTGACGAGACCGCCCTGACGGTACGTGAGCTGCGTGCCGATCCGGTTGGCGTGGTCCTGCGCGCCGATGACCCGCTGGCCCGCCGAGGTCGGCTGCACCTGGCCGACCTGGGTGGCCGCCGCTGGTTCCAGTTCCCGCAGGGAACCGACCCGGTCTGGCAGTCGTACTGGAACGGCGGCGAGCCGCGCGAGGGCCCAGTGGTGCGCGTCGTTCAGGAATGCCTGCAGGCCGTGCTGTGGAACGGCACGGTCGGCATGGCCCCGCTCGGGCACGACCTGCCCGCCGAGCTGGCCGTGGTACCTCTGATCGACATGGCGCCGAGCCGAGTGGTGGCGGCGTGGAACGAGGGTGACACCAACCCGTTGATCCGATCGTTCATCGAGATCGCGACGGCCGCGTACCGCCTCTGA
- a CDS encoding NAD(P)/FAD-dependent oxidoreductase, translated as MSGRAGSAEGRNHHDVIVVGARCAGAPTAMLLARLGHRVLLVDRATFPSDTISTHLIHPPGLAALDRWGLLERVVATGCPPIDTYSFDLGPFDIVGSPAGEGFEASYAPRRTVLDKILVDAAADSGAQVREGFTVQELLFDGTTVTGIKGHGKDGSTATERARIVVGADGLHSSVARATGAVAYAEKPKINAYYYTYWAGLPMHGTFEAYDRGDCAFAAWPTNDDLTMVICGWSMRDFEARRRYVEDNYHATLARAPAFAERVAKATRVERFVGMAVPNYFRKPYGPGWTLVGDAGYLKDPITAQGIQDAFRDAERCTSALDDVLAGRRPFDEAMRAAQEARDAQVTNMYEFTADFAAMEPPPPEMQEMLLAVSQSPSARDEFVRVTAGVTPPEEFFGHMQERMSRHPSPRAA; from the coding sequence ATGAGCGGCAGGGCCGGCTCAGCCGAGGGCCGGAACCACCACGACGTGATCGTCGTCGGTGCGCGCTGCGCAGGCGCGCCCACTGCGATGCTTCTGGCTCGCCTCGGTCACCGGGTCCTCCTGGTCGACCGGGCGACGTTTCCGAGCGACACGATCTCCACCCATCTGATCCATCCCCCCGGACTGGCCGCGCTGGACCGGTGGGGACTGCTGGAGCGGGTCGTGGCGACAGGGTGTCCGCCCATCGATACCTATTCGTTCGATCTCGGACCGTTCGACATCGTCGGGTCCCCGGCAGGAGAGGGCTTCGAGGCTTCGTACGCACCGCGCCGCACGGTCCTGGACAAGATCCTCGTGGACGCCGCCGCGGATTCCGGCGCCCAGGTGCGTGAGGGGTTCACGGTCCAGGAACTCCTGTTCGACGGTACGACGGTGACCGGGATCAAGGGCCATGGCAAGGACGGCAGTACCGCAACCGAGCGCGCGCGCATCGTCGTGGGTGCGGACGGCCTCCACTCGTCCGTCGCAAGGGCGACGGGTGCCGTCGCGTACGCGGAGAAACCAAAGATCAACGCCTACTACTACACGTACTGGGCCGGACTGCCCATGCACGGCACCTTCGAGGCGTACGACCGCGGCGACTGCGCCTTCGCGGCCTGGCCCACCAACGACGACCTGACGATGGTCATATGCGGCTGGTCCATGCGGGACTTCGAGGCCCGCCGCAGGTACGTCGAAGACAACTACCACGCCACGCTGGCCCGGGCGCCCGCCTTTGCCGAACGGGTCGCGAAGGCGACCCGGGTCGAGCGGTTCGTCGGCATGGCCGTTCCCAACTACTTCCGCAAGCCCTACGGCCCCGGCTGGACTCTCGTCGGCGATGCCGGGTACCTGAAGGACCCCATCACCGCCCAGGGCATCCAGGACGCCTTCCGAGACGCGGAGCGGTGCACCAGCGCACTTGACGACGTGCTCGCCGGCCGCCGGCCCTTCGACGAAGCGATGCGGGCCGCCCAGGAAGCCCGGGATGCCCAGGTCACGAACATGTACGAGTTCACGGCCGACTTCGCGGCGATGGAACCGCCGCCCCCTGAGATGCAGGAGATGCTCCTCGCCGTGTCCCAAAGCCCCTCGGCACGCGATGAGTTCGTCAGAGTTACAGCGGGGGTGACGCCGCCCGAGGAGTTCTTCGGGCACATGCAGGAACGGATGAGCCGCCATCCGTCACCCCGCGCGGCCTGA
- a CDS encoding MmyB family transcriptional regulator, whose amino-acid sequence MAPGNADLRAAVGRHPDDEQLHSLIADLREPRARFFDQLWQEDSVARHTATRKTILHPQVGPMTVDCDVLTNEGSDLQIVIYTAEPGSSDASTVALLSTLGTQTLTPAGLWRELPLGRDH is encoded by the coding sequence ATGGCGCCTGGCAACGCAGATCTGCGTGCCGCCGTCGGGCGCCACCCGGACGACGAACAGCTCCACTCCCTGATCGCCGACCTGCGCGAGCCGAGGGCGCGCTTCTTCGACCAGCTCTGGCAGGAGGACTCCGTCGCCCGACACACAGCAACCCGTAAGACGATCCTTCACCCTCAGGTTGGTCCGATGACCGTGGACTGTGACGTCCTCACCAACGAAGGCAGCGACCTGCAGATCGTGATCTACACCGCTGAGCCAGGATCGTCCGACGCCAGCACAGTGGCACTCCTCAGCACTCTCGGCACCCAGACCTTGACCCCGGCCGGACTGTGGCGAGAACTGCCGCTGGGACGAGACCACTGA
- a CDS encoding TetR/AcrR family transcriptional regulator — protein MQGKPATSTRQAIHAAATALFRQQGYAKTTVRQIAAAAGSDPALVIRHFKSKELLFLETMQLSIDDEPLLDVPLEHLGERLIDLVIGLDGGARGVFLALVHGSNEPEIRKRLTDTHEQLFIDPLRRRLSGPDADIRARLAASVTAGLLYSLWIARDETLLAADRTLLVARYGALIQHILTPTA, from the coding sequence GTGCAGGGCAAACCGGCAACGAGCACACGTCAGGCCATCCATGCGGCAGCCACTGCCCTGTTCCGTCAGCAGGGGTACGCCAAGACCACCGTCCGTCAGATCGCAGCAGCCGCCGGCAGCGACCCGGCGCTGGTCATCCGCCACTTCAAGAGCAAGGAGCTGCTGTTCCTGGAGACGATGCAGCTCAGCATCGACGACGAACCGCTGCTCGATGTACCCCTGGAGCACCTGGGTGAACGGCTCATCGACCTCGTCATCGGCCTCGACGGAGGCGCCCGCGGCGTCTTCCTCGCTCTCGTTCACGGCAGCAACGAACCCGAGATACGCAAACGCCTGACAGATACACACGAGCAGCTGTTCATCGACCCCCTGCGCCGCCGCCTGAGCGGACCCGACGCCGACATCCGTGCACGTCTCGCCGCCTCCGTGACAGCAGGACTCCTGTACTCCCTGTGGATCGCCCGGGACGAGACCCTCCTCGCCGCCGACCGCACCCTACTTGTCGCCCGCTACGGCGCACTCATCCAACACATCCTGACCCCCACGGCGTAG
- the pyrE gene encoding orotate phosphoribosyltransferase, protein MTSSEIALQIHAASHLAGDFVLRSGRRASEYFDKYRFESDPVLLDSIARAMATLVPTDTEVLAGLEMGGIPVVTALSRHTGLPCAFVRKQAKSYGTCRLAEGADIAGRRVLVVEDVVTSGGQIVLSTTDLRDLGADVREALCVIDRQQGGAEALASERIQLLSLLTADDLRTAV, encoded by the coding sequence GTGACTTCCTCAGAAATTGCCCTGCAGATCCATGCTGCTTCCCACCTGGCGGGTGACTTTGTCCTCCGCTCTGGCCGTAGAGCCTCGGAGTACTTCGACAAGTACCGCTTCGAGAGCGACCCCGTTCTCCTCGATTCCATCGCCCGGGCGATGGCCACGCTCGTGCCGACGGACACTGAGGTGCTGGCCGGCCTTGAGATGGGTGGCATCCCGGTGGTCACCGCGCTCAGCCGGCACACCGGCCTTCCCTGCGCTTTTGTCCGCAAGCAGGCCAAGTCGTACGGAACGTGCCGTCTGGCTGAAGGCGCGGACATCGCCGGGCGGCGGGTGCTGGTCGTGGAAGACGTGGTCACCAGCGGTGGGCAGATCGTGCTCTCCACTACCGACTTGCGTGATCTGGGTGCAGACGTTCGCGAAGCGCTCTGCGTCATCGACCGCCAGCAGGGTGGGGCCGAGGCGCTTGCGTCCGAGCGAATCCAACTGCTGTCACTGCTGACTGCGGATGATCTGAGAACTGCTGTCTGA
- the fxsT gene encoding FxSxx-COOH system tetratricopeptide repeat protein, which yields MPAARHEPELPPRVDVRRGGIGAGRDISHSALGENSQVIDNRQIHVHGVPREVSWPLEVGTVPRLATAFQPRDALRKQVDAARADGATTVLTQVLSGGGGVGKSQLAASYADAALRDGTDLVLWATAVEVQQVVTLYAQAANLVAAPGATGDSPEDDARAFLSWLATTARRWLVVLDDVTDPAGMAAWWPASRTGSGWVLATTRLYDARLTGGDRRRIGVDVYTPEEAVAYLRARLAKDGAEHLLDAAVGELAAALGYLPLALGHAAAYMINEEMGCTHYLARFTDSSRRLDRLLPATADTEGYGRPVATTLLLSLDAAQRTEPAGLAEPALRLVALLDPAGHPKALWAAPAVLAFIAEQRALTTDHLGEREPVTSEEAEAVLRVLHRYALITSDSRQEPRAVRIHALTARAVHEATPTELLPSLTATVADALMHNWPDLDQPHADLAATLRTNTDRLAQLAGERLWQPDAHPILYRAGQSLIDAGLIAAAVAYWERLRTESARTLGNEHPDTLIAQGNLATSYWQAGRTNEATTLQEHVLSESERILGPEHPDTLTTRNTLATNYRQAGRTNEAITLLKQVLADRERILGPEHPHTLTTRNNLATNYWQAGRTDEATALQEQVLADRERTLGKQHPDTLNTRGNLAISYWQAGRTNEATTLLKQVLADRERILGPQHPHTLTTRGNLAICYWQAGRTGEATTLLKHVLADRERILGPQHPDTLNTRNNLATWQAGQRL from the coding sequence GTGCCCGCTGCCCGGCACGAGCCGGAACTCCCGCCCCGTGTGGATGTGCGGCGCGGTGGCATCGGCGCCGGCAGGGACATCTCCCACAGCGCGCTCGGCGAGAACAGTCAGGTCATCGACAACCGGCAGATTCACGTTCATGGTGTGCCGCGTGAGGTGTCGTGGCCGCTGGAAGTGGGCACGGTCCCGCGGCTGGCGACCGCGTTCCAGCCACGGGACGCACTACGGAAGCAGGTCGACGCCGCCCGCGCGGACGGGGCGACGACCGTACTGACCCAGGTGCTGTCCGGCGGCGGTGGCGTGGGCAAGTCCCAGCTCGCCGCGTCCTACGCCGACGCGGCCCTGCGGGACGGCACGGATCTCGTGCTGTGGGCGACCGCCGTCGAAGTCCAACAGGTCGTCACCCTCTACGCCCAGGCAGCGAATCTCGTCGCAGCACCAGGCGCAACCGGCGATAGCCCCGAGGACGATGCCCGGGCGTTCCTGTCCTGGCTGGCCACGACCGCCCGCCGCTGGCTCGTCGTCCTCGACGACGTCACCGACCCGGCGGGCATGGCCGCCTGGTGGCCGGCCAGTCGCACCGGCAGCGGCTGGGTGCTGGCCACCACGCGGCTGTACGACGCACGCCTCACCGGCGGCGACCGTCGCCGGATCGGCGTCGACGTCTACACACCCGAAGAAGCCGTCGCCTATCTCCGGGCGCGGCTGGCCAAGGACGGTGCGGAGCACCTCCTCGATGCCGCGGTCGGGGAACTGGCCGCAGCACTCGGGTATCTGCCACTCGCCCTCGGGCACGCCGCCGCGTACATGATCAACGAAGAGATGGGCTGCACCCATTACCTGGCACGGTTCACCGACAGCAGCCGGAGGCTCGACCGCCTTCTGCCCGCGACCGCTGACACCGAGGGGTACGGCCGACCGGTCGCCACGACTCTGCTGCTCTCCCTCGACGCCGCTCAGCGCACCGAACCCGCCGGTCTCGCCGAACCGGCCCTGCGTCTCGTAGCTCTACTCGACCCGGCGGGCCACCCCAAAGCTCTGTGGGCCGCTCCGGCCGTCCTCGCCTTCATCGCCGAGCAGCGCGCCCTGACCACGGACCACTTGGGCGAGCGTGAGCCCGTAACTTCCGAGGAAGCAGAAGCGGTCCTGCGGGTCCTGCACCGCTACGCACTGATCACCAGTGACAGCCGACAGGAGCCCCGTGCAGTACGCATCCACGCCCTCACCGCACGCGCAGTCCACGAGGCCACGCCCACAGAACTCCTCCCCTCCCTGACAGCCACAGTCGCCGACGCCCTCATGCACAACTGGCCCGACCTCGACCAGCCCCATGCCGACCTGGCCGCAACCCTGCGCACCAACACCGACCGCCTCGCCCAGCTCGCAGGCGAACGCCTCTGGCAGCCGGACGCCCACCCGATCCTCTACCGCGCAGGCCAAAGTCTGATCGATGCAGGACTGATCGCAGCCGCGGTTGCGTATTGGGAACGACTGAGAACCGAATCCGCGCGGACGCTCGGCAATGAACACCCCGACACCCTCATCGCCCAGGGCAACCTCGCCACCAGTTACTGGCAAGCGGGTCGGACCAACGAGGCCACCACCCTGCAGGAACACGTGCTCAGCGAATCCGAACGCATTCTCGGGCCAGAACACCCCGACACCCTCACCACCCGAAACACTCTCGCCACCAACTACAGGCAGGCGGGCCGGACCAACGAAGCCATCACCCTGCTCAAACAAGTCCTCGCCGACCGCGAACGCATTCTCGGGCCAGAACACCCCCACACCCTCACCACCCGAAACAACCTCGCCACCAACTACTGGCAGGCGGGCCGCACCGACGAAGCCACCGCTCTGCAGGAACAGGTCCTCGCCGACCGCGAACGAACCCTCGGCAAACAACACCCCGACACCCTCAACACCCGGGGCAACCTCGCCATCAGCTACTGGCAGGCGGGCCGGACCAACGAAGCCACCACCCTGCTCAAACAAGTCCTCGCCGACCGCGAACGCATCCTCGGACCCCAACACCCCCACACCCTCACCACCCGGGGCAACCTCGCCATCTGCTACTGGCAGGCGGGCCGCACCGGCGAAGCCACCACCCTGCTCAAACACGTCCTCGCCGACCGCGAACGCATCCTCGGACCCCAGCACCCCGACACCCTCAACACCCGAAACAACCTCGCCACCTGGCAAGCGGGTCAGCGCCTCTAG
- a CDS encoding SGNH/GDSL hydrolase family protein, with product MPTARNVMIASAIAGLLTAGLTGATAHAAPPPVDYVALGDSYSAGSGVLPIDTSNLLCLRSTANYPHVLASRTGARLKDVTCGAAQTKDFTVSQYPGVAPQLDALSADTDLVTFTMGGNDNNTFINALTTCGTAGVLSGGKGSPCKDQNGTSFDDQIEANTYPALKKALQNIRAKSPGARVAALGYPWITPATADASCFVKLPLAAGDVPYMRSIQAHLNSAIQRAAQETGAIYVDFSQVSEGHDACKPTGTRWIEPLLFGQSIVPVHPNALGEQRMAERTMSVLGLG from the coding sequence ATGCCCACTGCTCGTAATGTCATGATCGCGTCAGCCATCGCGGGATTGCTGACCGCCGGCCTCACCGGGGCCACCGCACACGCCGCGCCGCCGCCGGTGGACTACGTCGCGCTCGGCGACAGCTACAGCGCCGGCTCGGGGGTGCTGCCCATCGACACCAGCAACCTGCTGTGCCTGCGGTCCACCGCGAACTACCCCCACGTCCTCGCCTCCCGGACCGGTGCCCGGCTCAAGGACGTGACCTGCGGAGCGGCCCAGACCAAAGACTTCACCGTGTCTCAGTACCCGGGGGTGGCGCCGCAGCTGGACGCGCTGAGCGCCGACACCGATCTGGTGACGTTCACGATGGGAGGCAACGACAACAACACGTTCATCAACGCCCTGACAACCTGCGGCACCGCGGGCGTCCTGAGCGGCGGCAAGGGCAGCCCCTGCAAGGACCAGAACGGCACCAGCTTCGATGACCAGATCGAGGCGAACACCTACCCCGCACTCAAGAAGGCCCTACAGAACATCCGGGCCAAGTCACCGGGCGCCCGCGTCGCCGCCCTGGGCTACCCCTGGATCACGCCGGCCACCGCCGACGCGTCCTGCTTCGTGAAGCTGCCCCTCGCCGCCGGCGATGTCCCCTACATGCGCTCCATCCAGGCGCACCTCAACTCCGCCATCCAGCGGGCGGCCCAGGAGACCGGAGCCATCTACGTGGACTTCTCGCAGGTGTCCGAGGGGCATGACGCGTGCAAGCCGACGGGCACCCGGTGGATCGAGCCGCTGCTGTTCGGACAGAGCATCGTGCCCGTTCACCCCAACGCGCTGGGAGAGCAGCGCATGGCCGAGCGCACGATGAGTGTCCTCGGTCTCGGCTGA
- a CDS encoding DoxX family protein yields the protein MNIAYWIIGGLLALFYFYAGAMKVFRSRDQLRPMMAWVDRMPLPAVRALGTVEILGATGLVLPPLTGIAPWLALAAAIGFVLLQIGAIAVHLTGEDRRIALNVGLIATAAVTIWLAITWL from the coding sequence ATGAACATCGCGTATTGGATCATCGGCGGACTGCTCGCCCTCTTCTACTTCTACGCAGGTGCGATGAAGGTTTTCCGTAGCCGAGATCAACTTCGACCGATGATGGCCTGGGTCGATCGGATGCCCCTGCCCGCCGTGAGGGCGCTGGGGACGGTCGAAATACTCGGCGCGACCGGGCTGGTCCTGCCGCCCCTGACCGGAATCGCACCCTGGCTGGCACTCGCCGCGGCCATCGGGTTCGTGCTCCTGCAGATCGGTGCGATCGCCGTCCACCTGACCGGCGAGGACCGTCGGATCGCACTCAACGTCGGGCTCATCGCCACTGCGGCCGTGACCATCTGGCTGGCCATCACCTGGCTGTGA
- a CDS encoding ASCH domain-containing protein produces the protein MRTLELGSPGSLRDELNALVLEGVKTATATLLAEYAEEGEEREFPGERLALLGNDGAVLAELRVTDVMTVPFSEVPWDFAEAEGEGYTDLAHWRRAHVDFWQDVEGRSVDETTPVVCMQFTRTNSPPA, from the coding sequence ATGAGAACGCTTGAACTGGGCAGCCCCGGCAGCCTTCGAGACGAACTCAACGCCCTTGTGCTGGAGGGAGTCAAAACCGCCACCGCCACCTTGCTCGCCGAGTACGCGGAGGAGGGCGAGGAGCGTGAGTTTCCAGGAGAACGCCTTGCTCTCCTGGGCAACGACGGCGCTGTCCTCGCGGAACTTCGGGTCACCGACGTGATGACGGTGCCCTTCAGCGAGGTGCCCTGGGATTTCGCCGAGGCCGAAGGCGAGGGTTACACCGACCTCGCCCACTGGCGCCGTGCCCATGTCGACTTCTGGCAGGACGTCGAGGGTCGCAGTGTCGACGAAACCACGCCCGTGGTCTGCATGCAGTTCACCCGCACGAACTCGCCGCCCGCCTGA
- a CDS encoding BtrH N-terminal domain-containing protein codes for MTMVKDVDVRGMQHCETTALGVLLRHEGLDLSEPMLFGLGSGLSFIYWDSKGMDFPFLGGRVKPFELTRNLAALLGLELLVGETTYPRKAWQNVVAPIDAGRPVGLQLDSYHLDYFSTKVHFGGHVVAMYGYDEHDAYLVDTDPQGGAVSTSLTGLARARAERGPMTAKHRSFTISAPSNLTSPQDRIIPAIKSCADAFLNPPIANLGHRGIEKTAKQVPKWLQRSDNPREVLPQAAVLMEKAGTGGALFRILYRDFLAECAQLIDSDHLRTGHSLYAEAATHWTQVAALLAAAGESGDANHLIQAGSILHELSRIERDAMRALSML; via the coding sequence ATGACCATGGTGAAGGACGTCGATGTCCGCGGTATGCAGCACTGTGAGACGACGGCGCTGGGCGTGCTGCTGCGGCATGAGGGACTCGACTTGTCCGAGCCCATGCTGTTCGGGCTGGGCTCCGGGTTGTCCTTCATCTACTGGGACAGCAAAGGCATGGACTTTCCCTTCCTTGGAGGCCGGGTCAAGCCGTTCGAGCTCACCAGGAACCTGGCCGCCCTACTCGGGCTTGAGCTGCTGGTCGGGGAGACCACCTATCCGCGCAAGGCGTGGCAGAACGTGGTGGCACCCATCGACGCCGGACGGCCGGTCGGCCTTCAGCTCGACAGCTACCACCTGGACTACTTCAGTACCAAGGTGCACTTCGGCGGACATGTCGTGGCCATGTACGGCTACGACGAGCACGACGCCTATCTGGTGGACACCGACCCGCAGGGCGGAGCCGTGTCGACCAGCCTCACCGGCCTCGCCAGGGCCAGGGCCGAGCGAGGCCCCATGACCGCCAAGCACCGCTCCTTCACCATCTCAGCGCCCAGCAACCTGACGTCACCGCAGGACCGGATCATCCCCGCGATCAAGAGCTGCGCCGACGCCTTCCTGAACCCGCCCATCGCGAACCTGGGCCACCGGGGCATCGAGAAGACCGCCAAGCAAGTCCCGAAGTGGCTGCAGCGCAGCGACAATCCGCGGGAGGTCCTGCCACAGGCCGCCGTCCTAATGGAGAAGGCAGGCACCGGCGGCGCCCTGTTCCGCATCCTCTACCGGGACTTCCTCGCGGAGTGTGCCCAGCTGATCGACAGTGACCACCTGCGCACTGGCCATAGCCTGTACGCCGAGGCTGCCACCCACTGGACACAGGTGGCCGCGCTCCTCGCGGCGGCAGGTGAATCGGGCGATGCGAACCACCTCATCCAGGCCGGCTCCATCCTCCACGAGCTCTCGCGCATCGAACGCGATGCGATGCGGGCACTCAGCATGCTCTAG
- a CDS encoding DUF6193 family natural product biosynthesis protein: MPTPPDPSVLYPEVAACGSLAAALRAEADGCLVAVPVTSPDFAPLCQAAVETLLPHRRPLAISAWSHERRWSIRGEEPFQSVPLIDGTTDDLAQVAKAARAWHDGAPLETIRQVAPFVHLTGRFEVPDNDPARLTQSEWQGMRLEAAELEYAWQETYHNLIETAHAEPALRALYPFTSHWALRFSTTTRPGLTIAGPCLSANSDGTYGVGTGFISQDLGQFATAQEAVAVAVRQLPTGLGPTMRGG, from the coding sequence GTGCCTACCCCTCCCGATCCCTCCGTCCTGTACCCCGAGGTCGCGGCCTGCGGCAGCCTCGCCGCGGCGCTCCGGGCCGAGGCGGACGGCTGCCTCGTCGCCGTACCCGTTACGTCCCCGGACTTCGCTCCACTGTGCCAGGCGGCCGTCGAAACTCTCCTGCCGCACCGCAGGCCGCTGGCGATCAGCGCATGGTCGCACGAACGGCGGTGGTCGATCCGCGGCGAGGAACCGTTCCAGAGCGTGCCCCTCATCGACGGCACGACGGACGACCTGGCGCAGGTCGCCAAGGCTGCCCGCGCCTGGCACGACGGGGCACCCCTGGAAACCATCCGACAGGTGGCACCCTTCGTGCACCTGACCGGCCGCTTCGAAGTGCCCGACAACGATCCCGCGCGCTTGACGCAATCCGAATGGCAGGGCATGCGCCTGGAGGCAGCCGAACTGGAATACGCCTGGCAGGAGACGTACCACAACCTGATCGAGACGGCGCACGCCGAGCCGGCGCTGCGCGCCCTCTACCCGTTCACGAGCCACTGGGCACTGCGCTTCTCGACCACGACCCGGCCGGGCCTGACCATCGCCGGACCATGCCTGAGCGCCAACAGCGACGGCACATACGGAGTGGGTACGGGCTTCATCAGCCAGGACCTCGGCCAATTCGCCACAGCGCAGGAGGCCGTGGCGGTAGCAGTGCGCCAGTTGCCGACCGGCCTGGGCCCCACCATGCGCGGCGGATGA